A portion of the Hydractinia symbiolongicarpus strain clone_291-10 chromosome 10, HSymV2.1, whole genome shotgun sequence genome contains these proteins:
- the LOC130662527 gene encoding uncharacterized protein LOC130662527 encodes MVHIMYILITLTICLTSTRAAKSGKMTTKIFTAPTGTGRILGPNGTIYIPCNECFGVGVKTNPTVDPLCWQGCGVFKVYTTAGPTRVALAMARMMRRDDNLPLDETRSSKKFNINFVYVGVGALVLIIVASICIVVERKLGQRTISSKPDDESLSVIKSV; translated from the exons ATGGTTCATATTATGTATATACTCATCACATTGACAATATGCCTAACATCTACACGAG CTGCAAAATCAGGCAAGATGACAACGAAGATTTTTACGGCACCTACAGGCACTGGACGTATTCTAGGTCCAAATGGCACCATATATATCCCATGTAATGAATGTTTTGGTGTGGGTGTTAAGACTAACCCTACGGTGGATCCACTTTGTTGGCAAGGTTGTGGTGTGTTTAAAGTCTACACAACAGCTGGTCCTACACGAGTAGCACTAGCAATGGCTAGAATGATGAGACGTGACGATAACTTGCCTTTAGATGAAACAAGAAGTTCCAAGAAGTTTAATATTAATTTCGTTTATGTTGGCGTTGGTGCATTGGTTTTGATTATTGTGGCTTCAATTTGTATCGTGGTCGAAAGAAAATTAGGACAAAGAACAATTTCTTCTAAACCTGATGATGAATCACTTTCAGTTATTAAAtcggtttaa
- the LOC130662526 gene encoding uncharacterized protein LOC130662526, with the protein MEIKSSLSIFGLFLLLDIRIITCNLDVLVSGEEMQKLLFGSESDIKIVENGNLSNILKRNLSAFLPPIQPKFSELKLQFASANRLYYRMNLTSSDLTIMADPTVTIPYKGRLQKKFIAFEIRFPCRKLKTGMVKLGIVVDFFFNKERTLYKRIDLSMRRYCISEKRIPSHGLPSAGCRKKCNLKNFRRKYCLSDFVARVKITKAALNEAEPYYLANFPRRRIYKRARTLKMIKKNQVIKARGARLTCDCKVLEEGKRYLLFGREDRYNNVLYVDNFSIAFEIPKNDKRADSVVRDFQRERQTIHCPFSNLL; encoded by the exons ATGGAGATAAAAAGTTCCTTGAGCATTTTTGGGTTATTTCTCTTGCTTGATATTCGAATTATCACTTGTAACTTGGATGTATTAGTTAGCGGTGAAGAAATGCAGAAATTGTTGTTTG GGTCGGAAAGCGACATCAAAATTGTGGAGAATGGAAATCTCTCAAATATTTTGAAGCGAAATCTTTCGGCGTTTCTACCACCGATACAACCAAAATTTTCAGAACTGAAATTGCAATTTGCCTCAGCGAACAGG ttataCTATCGAATGAATTTAACGTCAAGTGATCTAACAATTATGGCAGACCCGACCGTGACGATACCTTATAAGGGCAGACTACAAAAGAAATTTATAG ccTTCGAAATTAGGTTTCCCTGCAGGAAACTGAAAACTGGAATGGTCAAATTAGGGATAGTTGTGgatttcttttttaacaaagaaagaacgttgtataaaagaattgattTGTCTATGAGAAGATATTGCATATCAG AGAAGAGAATACCCTCTCACGGCTTGCCATCCGCTGGATGTAGAAAGAAATGCAACTTGAAAAACTTCAGAAGAAAGTATTGCTTGTCTGACTTCG ttGCACGTGTAAAAATTACAAAAGCTGCATTAAATGAAGCAGAACCATATTATTTGGCAAATTTTCCCAGGAGACGTATTTACAAACGAGCACGCACACTAAAGATGATAAAAAAGAATCAAGTTATAAAAGCACGTGGCGCCAGACTAACCTGTGACTGCAAAGTGTTAGAGGAAGGGAAGAGATATTTATTATTTGGTCGAGAAGACCGGTATAATAACGTACTTTACGTAGATAACTTTTCAATTGCGTTTGAAATACCGAAAAATGACAAACGTGCCGATTCTGTTGTGAGAGACTTCCAAAGAGAACGGCAAACAATACATTGTCCGTTTTCAAATTTACTGTAA
- the LOC130662525 gene encoding zinc finger protein 143-like isoform X2, translating into MARSSADQTLLPNEHGHILCEDRDRPVSVLPAGHESDYLHNPSVLHQLQAERKLGDEEGNLDHPDTEIMNLLMSQHKHEQEEQLQHSDSQSVSYPCPVQSSDVTMSADNQEATNTKLEPEEDCEDDKNSCSTFHGSTADPPQAYYSSLGSEETHSSYEVSTFVTEDGQNSQLIISGNNAYPADIAVSNNIVALGENNITTIALPDGQVLSLGEDALEQIAGLTNLNGGSIQLATTQAADGSTQVQYVLKHDPNIKEEQYNPEQDSPTKKVFQCDVDNCTKQFSTPYRLKAHGRTHTGETFTCVEAGCHKTFVTQSDLLKHTKTHLGQKDFICEVEGCKKEYSTAHHLKVHKRQHSGERPFVCEWEGCGKMFTTGYGLKSHFRTHTNERPYKCQHLNCAKAFKTSGDLQKHVRTHTGERPFHCPYEGCNRSFTTSNIRKVHMRTHTGEKPYRCEIESCGRMFASATNYKNHSRIHTGERPYVCEVPGCMKRFTEYSSLYKHNIVHTQQKPYTCTLCHKTYRQTSTLAMHKRTVHGTDDLTDTERQENGVRLQIKRPRIAQSPRLPPASSASATGYLQGMSLVINNTSSTDSQFTAELSAQHLPESTEIPGAIAIPIQVTMNADGTIAGAQGLNLTDGSGRMIPVNLSVSIPMSTFPQMNNGGTGVDAEQSVDSNMFTQADKMDGVIDMLPESTSQVTTVQSTSNTPSEDGEQHGRLRPRMISGDGDHLVSSSMDVGLLNEQTSSPSSDLIDGVLRDENRHLIRSELPGDNFDVDPDEGDVTDKYLTSHYRKDVKSFQVS; encoded by the exons ATGGCAAGGAGCTCTGCAGATCAAACACTTTTACCTAATGAACATGGACATATTTTATGTGAGGACAGAGACAGACCAGTTTCAGTTTTGCCGGCTGGCCATGAATCAGATTACCTTCATAATCCGAGTGTGTTGCACCAGTTGCAAGCAGAAAGAAAACTAGGTGATGAAGAAG GTAACCTGGACCATCCAGATACTGAGATTATGAATTTGCTGATGTCGCAACACAAACATGAGCAAGAAGAACAATTGCAGCATTCTGACAGCCAATCTGTATCGTACCCATGTCCAGTGCAATCAAGTGATGTGACAATGAGTGCGGACAATCAAGAAGCTACAAATACTAAATTG GAACCAGAAGAAGATTGTGAAG atGATAAAAATTCTTGCTCCACATTTCATGGGTCAACAGCAGATCCTCCACAAGCATACTATTCATCTTTGGGCAGTGAAGAAACTCACTCATCTTATGAAG TCTCCACGTTTGTTACTGAAGATGGACAAAATAGTCAGCTCATAATTTCTGGTAATAATGCATATCCTGCAGATATTGCTGTCTCAAACAACATTGTTGCACTTGGTGAAAATAATATAACAACAATTGCACTTCCAGATGGTCAAGTTCTGTCACTTGGTGAAGATGCTTTAGAACAGATTGCAG GACTAACCAACTTGAATGGAGGCTCCATTCAGTTAGCCACTACACAAGCTGCAGATGGTTCTACTCAAGTTCAGTATGTACTAAAGCATGATCCGAATATCAAAGAAGAGCAGTACAACCCAGAACAAGACAGTCCTACAAAGAAGGTTTTTCAATGTGATGTTGACAACTGCACAAAGCAGTTTTCTACTCCCTATCGATTGAAAGCTCATGGACGAACTCACACTG GTGAAACATTTACATGTGTTGAAGCTGGCTGCCACAAAACATTTGTCACTCAAAGTGATTTATTGAAACACACCAAAACACATCTTGGTCAGAAGGATTTTATTTGTGAAGTCGAAGGCTGCAAGAAAGAGTACTCAACTGCACACCATCTAAAG GTTCATAAACGGCAACATAGTGGTGAAAGGCCTTTTGTTTGTGAGTGGGAAGGCTGTGGGAAGATGTTTACTACTGGTTATGGTTTAAAATCACATTTCCGAACGCACACAAACGAGCGACCTTACAAATGTCAACATCTTAATTGTGCTAAAGCTTTTAAAACCAGCGGTGATCTTCAGAAGCATGTTCGAACTCATACAG GTGAGCGGCCTTTTCATTGTCCATATGAAGGTTGCAACCGTTCATTCACTACATCCAATATCAGAAAAGTCCATATGAGGACACATACTGGCGAGAAGCCATACCGTTGTGAAATAGAAAGCTGTGGACGAATGTTTGCTAGCGCTACCAATTACAAGAATCATTCAAGAATACATACTG gtgAACGACCCTATGTGTGTGAGGTACCAGGTTGTATGAAGCGATTCACTGAATACTCGAGCCTGTATAAACACAACATCGTACACACCCAACAAAAACCCTACACGTGCACCTTGTGTCACAAAACATACCGGCAGACGTCAACATTGGCCATGCATAAAAGAACTGTACATGGAACAGACGATTTAACTGATACTGAACGCCAAG AAAATGGTGTTCGACTTCAAATAAAGCGACCGCGAATAGCGCAAAGTCCTCGTCTACCGCCTGCTTCGTCTGCATCAGCTACTGGTTACCTACAAGGGATGTCGTTAGTCATCAATAATACTTCGTCTACCGACAGTCAGTTTACTGCAGAATTGTCAGCTCAACATTTGCCAGAATCAACTGAAATACCAGGTGCTATTGCTATACCCATACAG GTTACCATGAATGCAGATGGTACAATCGCAGGTGCCCAAGGTTTAAATTTAACAGATGGAAGCGGACGGATGATACCCGTCAACCTTTCAGTCAGTATACCGATGTCAACATTTCCTCAAATGAACAACGGTGGCACTGGTGTCGATGCAGAGCAGTCGGTGGATTCAAATATGTTCACTCAAGCAGATAAAATGGATGGTGTAATCGACATGTTACCTGAAAGTACGAGCCAGGTTACGACTGTACAATCCACTTCAA ATACACCTTCTGAAGATGGCGAACAACATGGCCGGCTACGACCGAGAATGATTTCCGGTGACGGTGACCACCTTGTATCATCCTCAATGGATGTCGGACTTCTTAACGAACAAACATCGTCGCCGTCGTCAGACTTAATTGACGGCGTGCTACGTGATGAAAATAGACATTTAATAAGAAGTGAACTTCCTGGAGATAATTTTGACGTCGATCCCGACGAAGGCGATGTGACAGACAAGTATTTGACGTCACACTATCGTAAGGACGTCAAAAGCTTTCAGGTGTCTTAA
- the LOC130662525 gene encoding myoneurin-like isoform X1, translating into MILHIDFVGKKSIPPLQEISSKRFFPSFLCQSALLMARSSADQTLLPNEHGHILCEDRDRPVSVLPAGHESDYLHNPSVLHQLQAERKLGDEEGNLDHPDTEIMNLLMSQHKHEQEEQLQHSDSQSVSYPCPVQSSDVTMSADNQEATNTKLEPEEDCEDDKNSCSTFHGSTADPPQAYYSSLGSEETHSSYEVSTFVTEDGQNSQLIISGNNAYPADIAVSNNIVALGENNITTIALPDGQVLSLGEDALEQIAGLTNLNGGSIQLATTQAADGSTQVQYVLKHDPNIKEEQYNPEQDSPTKKVFQCDVDNCTKQFSTPYRLKAHGRTHTGETFTCVEAGCHKTFVTQSDLLKHTKTHLGQKDFICEVEGCKKEYSTAHHLKVHKRQHSGERPFVCEWEGCGKMFTTGYGLKSHFRTHTNERPYKCQHLNCAKAFKTSGDLQKHVRTHTGERPFHCPYEGCNRSFTTSNIRKVHMRTHTGEKPYRCEIESCGRMFASATNYKNHSRIHTGERPYVCEVPGCMKRFTEYSSLYKHNIVHTQQKPYTCTLCHKTYRQTSTLAMHKRTVHGTDDLTDTERQENGVRLQIKRPRIAQSPRLPPASSASATGYLQGMSLVINNTSSTDSQFTAELSAQHLPESTEIPGAIAIPIQVTMNADGTIAGAQGLNLTDGSGRMIPVNLSVSIPMSTFPQMNNGGTGVDAEQSVDSNMFTQADKMDGVIDMLPESTSQVTTVQSTSNTPSEDGEQHGRLRPRMISGDGDHLVSSSMDVGLLNEQTSSPSSDLIDGVLRDENRHLIRSELPGDNFDVDPDEGDVTDKYLTSHYRKDVKSFQVS; encoded by the exons ATGATACTGCACATTGACTTTGTGGGTAAAAAATCCATTCCTCCTTTGCAAGAAATTTCCTCGAAAAGATTTTTCCCGTCGTTCCTCTGCCAAAGTGCTTTGC TAATGGCAAGGAGCTCTGCAGATCAAACACTTTTACCTAATGAACATGGACATATTTTATGTGAGGACAGAGACAGACCAGTTTCAGTTTTGCCGGCTGGCCATGAATCAGATTACCTTCATAATCCGAGTGTGTTGCACCAGTTGCAAGCAGAAAGAAAACTAGGTGATGAAGAAG GTAACCTGGACCATCCAGATACTGAGATTATGAATTTGCTGATGTCGCAACACAAACATGAGCAAGAAGAACAATTGCAGCATTCTGACAGCCAATCTGTATCGTACCCATGTCCAGTGCAATCAAGTGATGTGACAATGAGTGCGGACAATCAAGAAGCTACAAATACTAAATTG GAACCAGAAGAAGATTGTGAAG atGATAAAAATTCTTGCTCCACATTTCATGGGTCAACAGCAGATCCTCCACAAGCATACTATTCATCTTTGGGCAGTGAAGAAACTCACTCATCTTATGAAG TCTCCACGTTTGTTACTGAAGATGGACAAAATAGTCAGCTCATAATTTCTGGTAATAATGCATATCCTGCAGATATTGCTGTCTCAAACAACATTGTTGCACTTGGTGAAAATAATATAACAACAATTGCACTTCCAGATGGTCAAGTTCTGTCACTTGGTGAAGATGCTTTAGAACAGATTGCAG GACTAACCAACTTGAATGGAGGCTCCATTCAGTTAGCCACTACACAAGCTGCAGATGGTTCTACTCAAGTTCAGTATGTACTAAAGCATGATCCGAATATCAAAGAAGAGCAGTACAACCCAGAACAAGACAGTCCTACAAAGAAGGTTTTTCAATGTGATGTTGACAACTGCACAAAGCAGTTTTCTACTCCCTATCGATTGAAAGCTCATGGACGAACTCACACTG GTGAAACATTTACATGTGTTGAAGCTGGCTGCCACAAAACATTTGTCACTCAAAGTGATTTATTGAAACACACCAAAACACATCTTGGTCAGAAGGATTTTATTTGTGAAGTCGAAGGCTGCAAGAAAGAGTACTCAACTGCACACCATCTAAAG GTTCATAAACGGCAACATAGTGGTGAAAGGCCTTTTGTTTGTGAGTGGGAAGGCTGTGGGAAGATGTTTACTACTGGTTATGGTTTAAAATCACATTTCCGAACGCACACAAACGAGCGACCTTACAAATGTCAACATCTTAATTGTGCTAAAGCTTTTAAAACCAGCGGTGATCTTCAGAAGCATGTTCGAACTCATACAG GTGAGCGGCCTTTTCATTGTCCATATGAAGGTTGCAACCGTTCATTCACTACATCCAATATCAGAAAAGTCCATATGAGGACACATACTGGCGAGAAGCCATACCGTTGTGAAATAGAAAGCTGTGGACGAATGTTTGCTAGCGCTACCAATTACAAGAATCATTCAAGAATACATACTG gtgAACGACCCTATGTGTGTGAGGTACCAGGTTGTATGAAGCGATTCACTGAATACTCGAGCCTGTATAAACACAACATCGTACACACCCAACAAAAACCCTACACGTGCACCTTGTGTCACAAAACATACCGGCAGACGTCAACATTGGCCATGCATAAAAGAACTGTACATGGAACAGACGATTTAACTGATACTGAACGCCAAG AAAATGGTGTTCGACTTCAAATAAAGCGACCGCGAATAGCGCAAAGTCCTCGTCTACCGCCTGCTTCGTCTGCATCAGCTACTGGTTACCTACAAGGGATGTCGTTAGTCATCAATAATACTTCGTCTACCGACAGTCAGTTTACTGCAGAATTGTCAGCTCAACATTTGCCAGAATCAACTGAAATACCAGGTGCTATTGCTATACCCATACAG GTTACCATGAATGCAGATGGTACAATCGCAGGTGCCCAAGGTTTAAATTTAACAGATGGAAGCGGACGGATGATACCCGTCAACCTTTCAGTCAGTATACCGATGTCAACATTTCCTCAAATGAACAACGGTGGCACTGGTGTCGATGCAGAGCAGTCGGTGGATTCAAATATGTTCACTCAAGCAGATAAAATGGATGGTGTAATCGACATGTTACCTGAAAGTACGAGCCAGGTTACGACTGTACAATCCACTTCAA ATACACCTTCTGAAGATGGCGAACAACATGGCCGGCTACGACCGAGAATGATTTCCGGTGACGGTGACCACCTTGTATCATCCTCAATGGATGTCGGACTTCTTAACGAACAAACATCGTCGCCGTCGTCAGACTTAATTGACGGCGTGCTACGTGATGAAAATAGACATTTAATAAGAAGTGAACTTCCTGGAGATAATTTTGACGTCGATCCCGACGAAGGCGATGTGACAGACAAGTATTTGACGTCACACTATCGTAAGGACGTCAAAAGCTTTCAGGTGTCTTAA
- the LOC130662525 gene encoding zinc finger protein 143-like isoform X3 — MFFLFLTDDKNSCSTFHGSTADPPQAYYSSLGSEETHSSYEVSTFVTEDGQNSQLIISGNNAYPADIAVSNNIVALGENNITTIALPDGQVLSLGEDALEQIAGLTNLNGGSIQLATTQAADGSTQVQYVLKHDPNIKEEQYNPEQDSPTKKVFQCDVDNCTKQFSTPYRLKAHGRTHTGETFTCVEAGCHKTFVTQSDLLKHTKTHLGQKDFICEVEGCKKEYSTAHHLKVHKRQHSGERPFVCEWEGCGKMFTTGYGLKSHFRTHTNERPYKCQHLNCAKAFKTSGDLQKHVRTHTGERPFHCPYEGCNRSFTTSNIRKVHMRTHTGEKPYRCEIESCGRMFASATNYKNHSRIHTGERPYVCEVPGCMKRFTEYSSLYKHNIVHTQQKPYTCTLCHKTYRQTSTLAMHKRTVHGTDDLTDTERQENGVRLQIKRPRIAQSPRLPPASSASATGYLQGMSLVINNTSSTDSQFTAELSAQHLPESTEIPGAIAIPIQVTMNADGTIAGAQGLNLTDGSGRMIPVNLSVSIPMSTFPQMNNGGTGVDAEQSVDSNMFTQADKMDGVIDMLPESTSQVTTVQSTSNTPSEDGEQHGRLRPRMISGDGDHLVSSSMDVGLLNEQTSSPSSDLIDGVLRDENRHLIRSELPGDNFDVDPDEGDVTDKYLTSHYRKDVKSFQVS; from the exons atgttttttttatttttaacagatGATAAAAATTCTTGCTCCACATTTCATGGGTCAACAGCAGATCCTCCACAAGCATACTATTCATCTTTGGGCAGTGAAGAAACTCACTCATCTTATGAAG TCTCCACGTTTGTTACTGAAGATGGACAAAATAGTCAGCTCATAATTTCTGGTAATAATGCATATCCTGCAGATATTGCTGTCTCAAACAACATTGTTGCACTTGGTGAAAATAATATAACAACAATTGCACTTCCAGATGGTCAAGTTCTGTCACTTGGTGAAGATGCTTTAGAACAGATTGCAG GACTAACCAACTTGAATGGAGGCTCCATTCAGTTAGCCACTACACAAGCTGCAGATGGTTCTACTCAAGTTCAGTATGTACTAAAGCATGATCCGAATATCAAAGAAGAGCAGTACAACCCAGAACAAGACAGTCCTACAAAGAAGGTTTTTCAATGTGATGTTGACAACTGCACAAAGCAGTTTTCTACTCCCTATCGATTGAAAGCTCATGGACGAACTCACACTG GTGAAACATTTACATGTGTTGAAGCTGGCTGCCACAAAACATTTGTCACTCAAAGTGATTTATTGAAACACACCAAAACACATCTTGGTCAGAAGGATTTTATTTGTGAAGTCGAAGGCTGCAAGAAAGAGTACTCAACTGCACACCATCTAAAG GTTCATAAACGGCAACATAGTGGTGAAAGGCCTTTTGTTTGTGAGTGGGAAGGCTGTGGGAAGATGTTTACTACTGGTTATGGTTTAAAATCACATTTCCGAACGCACACAAACGAGCGACCTTACAAATGTCAACATCTTAATTGTGCTAAAGCTTTTAAAACCAGCGGTGATCTTCAGAAGCATGTTCGAACTCATACAG GTGAGCGGCCTTTTCATTGTCCATATGAAGGTTGCAACCGTTCATTCACTACATCCAATATCAGAAAAGTCCATATGAGGACACATACTGGCGAGAAGCCATACCGTTGTGAAATAGAAAGCTGTGGACGAATGTTTGCTAGCGCTACCAATTACAAGAATCATTCAAGAATACATACTG gtgAACGACCCTATGTGTGTGAGGTACCAGGTTGTATGAAGCGATTCACTGAATACTCGAGCCTGTATAAACACAACATCGTACACACCCAACAAAAACCCTACACGTGCACCTTGTGTCACAAAACATACCGGCAGACGTCAACATTGGCCATGCATAAAAGAACTGTACATGGAACAGACGATTTAACTGATACTGAACGCCAAG AAAATGGTGTTCGACTTCAAATAAAGCGACCGCGAATAGCGCAAAGTCCTCGTCTACCGCCTGCTTCGTCTGCATCAGCTACTGGTTACCTACAAGGGATGTCGTTAGTCATCAATAATACTTCGTCTACCGACAGTCAGTTTACTGCAGAATTGTCAGCTCAACATTTGCCAGAATCAACTGAAATACCAGGTGCTATTGCTATACCCATACAG GTTACCATGAATGCAGATGGTACAATCGCAGGTGCCCAAGGTTTAAATTTAACAGATGGAAGCGGACGGATGATACCCGTCAACCTTTCAGTCAGTATACCGATGTCAACATTTCCTCAAATGAACAACGGTGGCACTGGTGTCGATGCAGAGCAGTCGGTGGATTCAAATATGTTCACTCAAGCAGATAAAATGGATGGTGTAATCGACATGTTACCTGAAAGTACGAGCCAGGTTACGACTGTACAATCCACTTCAA ATACACCTTCTGAAGATGGCGAACAACATGGCCGGCTACGACCGAGAATGATTTCCGGTGACGGTGACCACCTTGTATCATCCTCAATGGATGTCGGACTTCTTAACGAACAAACATCGTCGCCGTCGTCAGACTTAATTGACGGCGTGCTACGTGATGAAAATAGACATTTAATAAGAAGTGAACTTCCTGGAGATAATTTTGACGTCGATCCCGACGAAGGCGATGTGACAGACAAGTATTTGACGTCACACTATCGTAAGGACGTCAAAAGCTTTCAGGTGTCTTAA